A single genomic interval of Stieleria maiorica harbors:
- a CDS encoding FliM/FliN family flagellar motor switch protein, with product MAEAKTETPVSDDPQTAQDAAANAAEDQVDDTIPEFEQLKPNPPKASKDLDFSRFGGVQVTLAAELGRTQLTIQELIGLAEGSVVELNRAISAPVELVAQGVPMGNGEVVVIDNQFAIRIKEIYPS from the coding sequence ATGGCTGAAGCCAAGACAGAAACGCCCGTGTCGGACGACCCGCAAACCGCTCAAGACGCCGCGGCGAATGCGGCGGAAGATCAGGTCGATGACACGATTCCAGAATTCGAACAATTAAAACCGAATCCGCCCAAAGCCTCCAAGGACCTCGATTTCTCCCGCTTCGGAGGAGTCCAGGTCACCCTGGCGGCCGAGCTGGGACGCACCCAATTGACGATTCAAGAATTAATCGGGCTGGCGGAAGGATCGGTCGTTGAATTAAACCGGGCCATCAGCGCGCCGGTCGAGTTGGTTGCCCAAGGCGTTCCCATGGGTAACGGCGAGGTGGTCGTGATTGACAATCAATTCGCGATTCGAATCAAAGAAATCTATCCCTCCTAG